In the genome of Candidatus Hydrogenedentota bacterium, the window CTATGCCGCGATCCGGAACCAGGCGCCGATGATTGCGCCCCATTTCCCGGAAAGCATGGAGCGATGGTTTCGCTGCGGAATTGCCATCCTTATGATTTGGGCGATGCTCTCGCGCAGTCTGGACATCTACGGCATGGCGGGAATCCTCACTTTCCTGCTCTCGTTCGCCATGGCCCGCCCCGATTTCCGCGCCGCGTATAAAGTTAAGACCGGCGTGATTGCGCTGTTGCTGGTGGTGGCGGCCCGATGGGAGGCCTGCCGGGTGCTGCTGTGGATACCGGTTCTCGCGTCTTGCATGAGCGTGTCCGGCCAGTGTCCGGGCACCCTGTTGATAAACATGGGAAAACGGCGGCCAGCGCCGCCGTCTCACTAAATCCTCGGCGGTAGTCCCGCTCAAAGATGAACCGGGGCATGAAGGGAGAAAGACGTGATGGAAAATGAAAATCCGGTCCAGCCCGACGAGAAACCCCTTGCCGCACCGGAAACCGTTCCTGCCGGGGAAGAAATCTCGATTCCCGGTGTTATTTCCGGATTCTTTTTTGCGGCATTGGTGGCGCTCATCGTTTTTCTCTTCTGCTTTGTCTCCCAAGTCCTCATCCTTATCTTGGCTGGAGGAATCCTGAGCAGCCCCGCTTCAGGCCTGATATTATGGGCGATCAACCGGCACACACACCGCGGCTTCGCGCGCGGCGCATTGATATTTGGAATCGTCGGGTTCATTATGGGCGGCGTGTGCCTGGTTGGGAGCACCATTATTATTAATGCAAACTTGCGCTCTTGAGAGTACCGTAATCGCCCATGAGTATGATGAACTGCGTGATGGTGACTTTGTTACCCTCGGTGTTGCCAGCGGCGTGGCATCGGGCCTGAAAACCGCCAGTCGTCTCGCAGGATACAGCACAAGTCCCATGAAATGGAGGTCTTCGGTCGAAGGGGTGGCACGGGCGTCCCGCCCGTGAAGTCCATGGCCGAGACGGCCATGCCACAACGGAGTCAAGATGCAGGCGGGGACGCCTGCGCCACTTTTTGCAACGCCAACGGCGTCACCCAATAACACTCACCCGCCTTCACTCCACCGCCGACGCCCGTTCCTCCGAGGCGTAAATCCCCATTTTCCCGAAATCCAGCGGCTCGAAGCCCAGGGCCAGCGCGGGAGAGTCGGGCCGCAGCCGGTAGTCCCCCTTCTCCGGGTCCACAAATTTCGGGTCCGCGTCGAGGAGGTTGTCCGTCATGGCAATGCCGGGGCGCGCCTTCTCCTCGATGCGGTCCCACTTGCCGCCCGCGCAGATGTTCCGCGCCACGCGGATGCCGCGCGGGGCCTTCGGCTCCTCGTCCAGAATGCGCGGCAGTTCGGGGTACCGCTCGCTGTAGGGCGGCTTATTGTAGGCGATCCCGGAAAGGGTCCCCTTCTCCTCCGCCTCCTTGATCCACTCGTCCGCGTGGTAATGGGCCCAGCCCAGGGCGCGCGCGTCCACATGCACCGCCGGGGTGCAGTCCACAAAAATGTTGTTCTCGACGGCGCAGTCCCGCCCGCCGCCGATGAAGGCCGCCGCCGTCACGCGGACAAAGAGGTTATGGGTGATGTCCGCCGCGGCGAACATGTCGTCCAGGTACACCCCGACGCAGCCCCTGTTCTCGAAGCCCTGGATGTCGTGCAGATAGTTGCCGCGAATCACATTGCCGCGCATGGTCCAGTCCCGTCCGGCGTAAATGGCCCCGGCGTCGTTGGACTCCAGGCAGACATGGTGGATTTCGTTGCCCTCGATGAGGTGGTCGTTCCCGCTGAACCCGACGGCCATGTGCGGCGCGTCGTGGATGAGGTTCCGCAGCACCCGGTTCCCCACGCCGCTTATGTAGACCGCCGTCTGGTACATCCGGCTCCACCGGCCATAGTCGCGGATGTGGTTGTTCTCCGCCGTGTGCCCCGCCGGGGTCAGCGTGGTCCGGTCCCCGCCGTTGAGGCTGATGCCGTTGTGGCCCATGCCGTAAATGTCGCACCCGTAGACGGTGTGCCCGGTGCCGCCCCCCACGCCCACGGCGCCGCCGCTGATGTTGCGCAGGGTGCATCCCGCAATGCGCACACCCCCGCCGCCGGAAACCCGCAACGCCGTGCCCCGGAACCCCTCGAAGGTCAAGCCGCGCAGGGTGATGTGGGATGCGCCGTCAAACTCCGCCGCCGACTTCACCAGCGAGACCATGACATCCCCCGCCGTCAACGGCTCCGGCGGCCAGAAGAAGAGGAGGCCCTTTTCGCGGTCCACATGCCACTCGCCGGGACTGTCCAGTTCGCAGAGCATGTTGAAGGCGTAGTACCACTGCCCGACGCGGTATCCGTAGCTGTGGTAGGGCTGCGCCACTTCGATGGTTTTTGTTTCCGTGCTGATGGCGGCGATTTTCTGCCGCTGGTCCGACCAGTCCCAGAACCAGTACCCGTGCAGCCAGGGGTCCTTCTCGTCCACCCAGCGGGCGGGCCGGTCCTCCGCGTAATTGAACTTGCCCGTCAGACTGCCGGGTATGCCGTGTATCTTGTGCCCGTCCTTCTCCACCAGCCCGGCGATCTTCACAAACCCCTCGTTGGGCCACCGCGACAGGGTCATGGGCCGTCCCCGGAAATACACCTGCAACGCGCCGTCGCTGGCCTCGCCGTACTCCGTCACGCCCGCCGCACGCAGGTCCGCCTGCACCACATGGGGCAGCGCCTCCGGGTCGAGCCGCTGGAGCGCGTCCGGGTCCGTCACCGGGCCAAACCCGCCCACCGTCCGCCCGCCGGACAGGACCACCGTCTCCCCCGGCACCGCCCGGTACACCACAGGCGCCCCGGCACGGCCGGAGTCCGCCGCCTCAAACCGCACCGCGTCCGCCAGGGGATACTCCCCGCCGCGCAGCAGCACCTCGATCCCGCCTGCGGGGACCCCGCCCCTTTCGATATGGCGGCGCACCGCGCGCCGCGCGCCCTCCAGCGTGGCCAGCGGCCCCTCCAGCGCGCTTCCATCCACCGTGGGATGCGCCCCGGTGGCCGTGTCGTCCCCGCCGGGCGACACGTAAAGCCGCATGCCCGGCACCTGGCCAAACGCCATGCCGCCCGCCATCACGGCGCACAACACCAGTCCCGCAGTCATCGCGCGGATGCCCATGTTTGCTCTCCCGGCTCTCCAGCCTTGGTTAATTGTCCAGTTCATACTGCCACACCGCCGCGCCGGGGGCGGCTTCAATGGAGACCTCCAGCCCGGTGGACAGCAGGGTTTCCCCGGAAACCACGCGCGCCGCCTGCGGGTTTTCCACATTCCAGCAGCGGTAGTTTTGCCCCTTCTCCAGGGCGTACAACGGGAACGCCTTCGCCGTCTCCGGCGCTTTCTCGCGGCGGAACACCTGCACCATGCCGCCACCCGTGTCGGGCCGGTGGAACTGCCACCCGATCCACACGTTAGTTTCCAGGCTGTACTCCGTCACCGGGTAATAGTCGCCGAAATAGTTCTTTCCGTACTCGCGCCACTGGTCCACCAGCGTCTTGATGCGCGGAAAGTCAATGGTGTCGTCCCGCTGGTCCCAGCAGGCGATGTAGTGCGGGCAGAGGGTGCTCATGATTTCATAGTCGCTGGTCTTCGATGAGCCCGTTCCCGCGAAGGGAATCCAGTCGGCCAGCGCCCAACTGTGGCACTGGTTGCCTGTCGGCTCCATGATGTAGTCGCTGCGCAGGAGCGGCACGGCACGGCGCAGGGTCTCCAGATCATTGCGCCGCCCGCCGCTGGCGCACGAGTCTATCAGCATGTCCGGATGGCGGCGGCGCAACTCGTCCCAATAGGCGAAATATCCCTCGACATGCCGGATTTCCGTGATGCCCTGCCGGTCCGGCGCGTCGTTT includes:
- a CDS encoding right-handed parallel beta-helix repeat-containing protein; the protein is MGIRAMTAGLVLCAVMAGGMAFGQVPGMRLYVSPGGDDTATGAHPTVDGSALEGPLATLEGARRAVRRHIERGGVPAGGIEVLLRGGEYPLADAVRFEAADSGRAGAPVVYRAVPGETVVLSGGRTVGGFGPVTDPDALQRLDPEALPHVVQADLRAAGVTEYGEASDGALQVYFRGRPMTLSRWPNEGFVKIAGLVEKDGHKIHGIPGSLTGKFNYAEDRPARWVDEKDPWLHGYWFWDWSDQRQKIAAISTETKTIEVAQPYHSYGYRVGQWYYAFNMLCELDSPGEWHVDREKGLLFFWPPEPLTAGDVMVSLVKSAAEFDGASHITLRGLTFEGFRGTALRVSGGGGVRIAGCTLRNISGGAVGVGGGTGHTVYGCDIYGMGHNGISLNGGDRTTLTPAGHTAENNHIRDYGRWSRMYQTAVYISGVGNRVLRNLIHDAPHMAVGFSGNDHLIEGNEIHHVCLESNDAGAIYAGRDWTMRGNVIRGNYLHDIQGFENRGCVGVYLDDMFAAADITHNLFVRVTAAAFIGGGRDCAVENNIFVDCTPAVHVDARALGWAHYHADEWIKEAEEKGTLSGIAYNKPPYSERYPELPRILDEEPKAPRGIRVARNICAGGKWDRIEEKARPGIAMTDNLLDADPKFVDPEKGDYRLRPDSPALALGFEPLDFGKMGIYASEERASAVE